The Paenarthrobacter aurescens region CCACTTGCTCCGCAGCGCCAACCGCACCAAGACCGCCCTGGTGGTTGAGGCCGGCGACGTCCGTGAGACGCACCATGTGGCAGTGCTCATCGGTTACGGCGCTTCTGCTGTCAACCCGTACCTGGCCATGGAATCGGTGGAACAGCTGATCTCCAACGGCGACGTCACAGGCGTCACTGCCGAAGACGGCGTTTACAACCTCATCAAGGGCCTCGGCAAGGGTGTCCTGAAGATCATGTCCAAGATGGGCATCTCCACTGTGGCTTCCTACACGGGAGCCCAGACCTTCGAAGCACTGGGCCTGTCCCAGGAACTGGTTGACGAGTTCTTCTCCGGCACACACTCCCAGTTGGGCGGCGTTGGCTTGGACGTTATTGCCGCCGAAGTTTCGGCGCGCCACCAGATGGCCTACCCCGAAGGTGGCATCGAGCACCCGCACCAGCCGCTCCTGGGCGGTGGCGAGTACCAGTGGCGCCGTGACGGCGAACCGCACCTGTTCAACCCGGAGACGGTCTTCCGCCTGCAGCACGCAACGCGCGAACGCCGGTACGACATCTTCAAGTCCTACACCAAGGGCATTGATGACCAGTCCGAGAACCTGATGACCCTGCGCGGGCTGCTCAAGTTCAAGGACGGTGTCCGTCCGGCTGTTCCGCTGGAGGAAGTGGAGCCCGTCTCCAGCATCGTCAAGCGTTTCTCCACCGGTGCCATGAGCTACGGCTCCATTTCCAAGGAAGCGCACGAGACCCTCGCAATTGCCATGAACCGTTTGGGCGGAAAGTCCAACACCGGTGAAGGTGGCGAGGACGTGGACCGTTTGCTGGATCCGGAGCGCCGCTCTGCCATCAAGCAGATCGCTTCCGGCCGTTTCGGTGTGACCAGCCTGTACTTGACCAACGCCGAGGACATCCAGATCAAGATGGCCCAGGGCGCCAAGCCTGGCGAAGGTGGCCAGCTGATGGCGCAGAAGGTCTACCCGTGGGTGGCCCGGACGCGTCACTCAACCCCCGGCGTCGGACTTATTTCCCCGCCCCCGCACCACGACATCTACTCGATCGAGGACCTGGCGCAGCTCATCTATGATGCCAAGCGCGCCAACCCTTCGGCCCGTGTCCATGTGAAGCTGGTTTCGGAAGTCGGGATCGGCACGGTGGCCTCCGGTGTGACCAAGGCGAAGGCCGACGTCGTGCTTGTTTCAGGTCACGACGGCGGTACCGGCGCCTCGCCGCTGAACTCGCTCAAGCACGCGGGTGTGCCGTGGGAACTCGGCCTTGCCGAGACCCAGCAGACCCTGATGCTCAACGGTCTGCGTGACCGTGTGGTGGTTCAGGTTGACGGCCAGCTCAAGACCGGTCGCGACGTTGTCATTGCTGCGCTGCTTGGTGGCGAAGAATACGGTTTCGCGACTGCTCCGCTGGTGGTTTCGGGCTGCATCATGATGCGCGTCTGCCACTTGGACACCTGCCCCGTTGGTGTTGCCACGCAGAACCCGGAACTGCGCTCCCGGTTCAACGGCAAGCCCGAATTTGTGGTCAACTTCTTCGAATTCCTCGCAGAAGAAGTCCGCGAAATCCTTGCCGAACTCGGTTTCCGCAGCCTCGAGGAAGCAATCGGCCACGCCGAGGTCCTGGATACCCGTGAAGCGATCAACCACTGGAAGGCCGAAGGGCTGGACCTGGATCCCATCCTGCACGGGCTGGAGTTCGACGACGACGTGCCGCTGCGCAACATGACCGGCCAGAACCACGAGCTGGACAAGCACTTTGACCAGCGGCTCATCACCATGGCCCAGGAAGCTCTCAGCGACCGCATGCCGGTCAAGATCACCCTGGACGTCATCAACACGGACCGCTCCGTGGGCACGATGCTGGGCCACGTGGTGACCAAGACGTTCGGCGTGGATGTGCTGGCGACGGACACGATCGACGTCACTCTTAACGGCACCGCTGGTCAGTCGCTTGGTGCGTTCCTGCCTGCCGGCATCACGCTGCGCATGTTCGGTGACTCCAACGACTACGTGGGTAAGGGCCTTTCCGGCGGACGGATCATTGTCCGCCCGGACCGCACCAACGTGTTCCAGGCTGAGCGGAACGTCATTGCCGGCAACGTCATTGGTTACGGTGCCACCAGCGGTGAAATGTTCCTCCGCGGCCAGGTTGGTGAACGCTTCCTGGTGCGTAACTCCGGCGCTACCGCCGTCGTCGAAGGTATTGGCGATCACGGGTGCGAGTACATGACCGGTGGCCAAACACTGATCATCGGCCGCACGGGCCGTAACTTCGGCGCCGGCATGTCCGGTGGTACCGCCTATGTCCTGGACCTGCAGCCCGAGCGTGTGAACAAGCTTGCCCTCGACACCGGCGAACTCCAGCTCCTGGAGCTCGACGCCGAGGACCGCGACATTGTCCACGGCCTGCTCACCAAGCACGTTGAGGAAACCGAATCCGTCCTGGCCGGCCGTCTGCTCGAGAACTTCGACGACACCGCCGCCCGCATCACCAAAGTACTGCCGCGCGATTACGCCGCAGTCCTGCAAACCCGTCTCAACGCGATCGAAGAGGGCCTTGACCCCGATGGCGAAGAAGTATGGTCTCGAATCCTGGAGGTAACCGGTGGCTGATCCACGCGGATTTCTGAAAGTCCGGCAGCGCGAAACGCAGCCACGCCGTCCCGTTCCTGTCCGCATCATGGACTGGAAAGAAGTGTACGAAGCCCAGGAAA contains the following coding sequences:
- the gltB gene encoding glutamate synthase large subunit: MTHLHNPGWSEKIEPQGAMSPFKRFAALPEAQGLYNPDKEKDACGLAIIATLRGEPGYDIVEAALTALRNLEHRGAVGADEGTGDGAGLLMQVPDEFFRAVTEFELPAPGQYVVGTAFLPAESREAETAKAGIEALAADEGLTVLGWREVPVVADLVGAMARACMPYFSQPFFASATGEQLEANELDSRAWRIRKRAQNKFGVYFPSLSSRTIVYKGMLTTAQLEPFYPDLSDKRFKTKLAIVHSRFSTNTFPSWPLAQPFRTIAHNGEINTVKGNRNWMRARQSQLASPLLGSVPEELYPICTPGASDSASFDEVAELLWLSGRPITHSIMMMIPEAWENHATMDPARRAFYEYHSLLMEPWDGPAAVSFTDGSLVGATLDRNGLRPGRYWITEDGLIIFASEVGVIEVEPSNIVKKGRVAPGKMFLVDTEAGRIIDDAEVKAEVAAANPWAEWLKDNLIDINELPEREHVVHTAASVNIRQRTFGYTTEELKILLGPMSRTGAEPLGAMGSDTPVAVLSKRPRLLFDYFVQSFAQVTNPPLDAIREELVTSLKCAIGPNGNLLDGKQVRQPQISLPFPVINNDQLAKIANIETPDGDRIAMKVRGLYRPEGGEAALRARLTEICEQVSGAINRGVQYVVLSDRDSNAQWAPIPSLLLVSAVHHHLLRSANRTKTALVVEAGDVRETHHVAVLIGYGASAVNPYLAMESVEQLISNGDVTGVTAEDGVYNLIKGLGKGVLKIMSKMGISTVASYTGAQTFEALGLSQELVDEFFSGTHSQLGGVGLDVIAAEVSARHQMAYPEGGIEHPHQPLLGGGEYQWRRDGEPHLFNPETVFRLQHATRERRYDIFKSYTKGIDDQSENLMTLRGLLKFKDGVRPAVPLEEVEPVSSIVKRFSTGAMSYGSISKEAHETLAIAMNRLGGKSNTGEGGEDVDRLLDPERRSAIKQIASGRFGVTSLYLTNAEDIQIKMAQGAKPGEGGQLMAQKVYPWVARTRHSTPGVGLISPPPHHDIYSIEDLAQLIYDAKRANPSARVHVKLVSEVGIGTVASGVTKAKADVVLVSGHDGGTGASPLNSLKHAGVPWELGLAETQQTLMLNGLRDRVVVQVDGQLKTGRDVVIAALLGGEEYGFATAPLVVSGCIMMRVCHLDTCPVGVATQNPELRSRFNGKPEFVVNFFEFLAEEVREILAELGFRSLEEAIGHAEVLDTREAINHWKAEGLDLDPILHGLEFDDDVPLRNMTGQNHELDKHFDQRLITMAQEALSDRMPVKITLDVINTDRSVGTMLGHVVTKTFGVDVLATDTIDVTLNGTAGQSLGAFLPAGITLRMFGDSNDYVGKGLSGGRIIVRPDRTNVFQAERNVIAGNVIGYGATSGEMFLRGQVGERFLVRNSGATAVVEGIGDHGCEYMTGGQTLIIGRTGRNFGAGMSGGTAYVLDLQPERVNKLALDTGELQLLELDAEDRDIVHGLLTKHVEETESVLAGRLLENFDDTAARITKVLPRDYAAVLQTRLNAIEEGLDPDGEEVWSRILEVTGG